One region of Lathamus discolor isolate bLatDis1 chromosome 2, bLatDis1.hap1, whole genome shotgun sequence genomic DNA includes:
- the PRR15 gene encoding proline-rich protein 15, with protein MADSAAATAAPRPGVKGGSAGPWWKSLTSKKKHKEAAAAPPPPAAASEAPAEPPNPGGREEQSVPFGSGEAAAAGGGNRRSLRVSHSGRFKERRKVRTSLLADSPDVFDGGGAAGQAAQGGE; from the coding sequence ATGGCGGACAGCGCCGCGGCcaccgccgccccccgccccggcgTCAAGGGCGGCTCGGCGGGGCCCTGGTGGAAGTCGCTGACCAGCAAGAAGAAGCACAAGGAAgcggcggccgcgccgccgccccccgccgccgccagcGAGGCCCCCGCCGAGCCCCCGAACCCCGGCGGCCGCGAGGAGCAGTCGGTCCCGTTCGGCAGCGGCGAggccgcggcggcgggcggcggcaaCCGGCGGAGCCTCCGCGTCTCGCACTCGGGCCGCTTCAAGGAGAGGCGGAAGGTGCGCACCTCGCTGCTGGCCGACAGCCCCGATGTGTTCGACGGCGGCGGTGCCGCGGGCCAGGCCGCCCAAGGCGGCGAGTAG